The following coding sequences are from one Candidatus Aminicenantes bacterium window:
- a CDS encoding PAS domain-containing protein, producing MIRKYPWHFVYLIFVIVCLSNIFQKLKWSTPTDMVHWQETDKGLQCTAAADASPIRSGDILLTVNKYLIQNRSDLYRVIEHRHYCRYEIEREGLIKIVGIDIMRRYTPITYYILVFSAIIFILLTLNLLNARLVQPKELAAHPSFFLVSLSFAGYLIFSPTGAYHMLDFVFLSLDRLSLLLFPAFLLHFTLIHPHKAWVYRRVGKRTLLVIYTVPAAILFFYLFFLIPNLFNPHTGVLSGIISYFHNIMQAYMMLFLVISLGLLTRSSLILALRRRQPRFLVALVLTAIGLMPLILSPFLKSLHEGSSSLPTVILLFLTVATPVGLIINLSQRRFTDIQAIIRKTLSISSIFLFIFGVFFFLGINIEQNRLMGVFWSVTAILTAGYLFKPIESTVQEYFERIFLKRSFNFKRRLRYLIQSLQGERNLSQLSTNFLDTINSGFSLNHSAMLIHSRKNLFYSLPGKTKLVLSKAFREELFRSDHLVIPSETDYSSRFPKESKTLKTMGYYQFLPLKTADKLTGVVAFSLKKDGTYLSIEDWELLFNISSSLSLSVENAFLYSELQTQLEEINWLKEFNETIIENLSFGIVVLSRLNIIMSWNQFMEEKFAIPRRQAVNRKAFRVLGNAFWKEILPRKSHEVSTFQIRIPLLGEQKIFDIRVSPLQDNSGKITGTILLFEDVTEKVLMMKQLITTEKMASLGMLSAGIAHEVNTPLTGISSYCQFILDNPENPENRDFLSRIQEQVHRANKIIRTLLDFSRQKGEAPEEVNLEKVILESLSLMEHKLKRKKIHVEKKLVITQRVTGFITRLQQLFINLLINAADAIDHDHGVIRLEGSDDAEKVMITISDNGGGIRQVDIAHIFDPFFTTKGPGEGTGLGLSIAFNIVREHYGEIDVQSREGKGTTFSIALPLITPLRSIRYD from the coding sequence ATGATCCGCAAGTACCCTTGGCATTTTGTTTACCTGATTTTTGTCATCGTCTGCCTTTCCAATATTTTCCAGAAACTCAAATGGTCTACGCCCACGGACATGGTCCACTGGCAGGAAACCGATAAAGGACTGCAATGCACCGCCGCCGCGGATGCCTCCCCCATCCGTTCGGGAGACATATTGCTCACGGTCAACAAGTACCTGATCCAGAACCGCAGCGACCTGTATCGCGTGATCGAGCACCGCCACTATTGCCGCTACGAAATCGAGCGTGAAGGACTGATCAAAATCGTGGGAATCGATATCATGCGGCGTTATACTCCCATCACCTATTACATCCTGGTGTTCTCCGCCATTATCTTTATCCTGTTGACCCTGAACCTCTTGAACGCCCGACTGGTTCAACCAAAAGAACTGGCGGCCCATCCCAGTTTTTTCCTGGTGAGCCTCTCCTTTGCCGGATACCTGATATTTTCGCCAACCGGGGCCTACCACATGCTGGACTTTGTGTTCCTCTCCCTGGACCGCTTGAGTTTGTTGCTATTCCCCGCTTTCCTGCTGCATTTCACCTTGATTCACCCGCACAAAGCCTGGGTGTACCGGCGCGTCGGCAAGCGCACCCTGTTGGTGATCTACACCGTGCCCGCGGCCATCCTCTTCTTTTACCTTTTTTTTCTGATTCCCAATCTTTTCAACCCCCATACGGGGGTATTGTCCGGAATCATCAGCTATTTTCACAACATTATGCAGGCATATATGATGCTGTTTCTGGTGATATCGCTGGGACTGCTGACCCGATCCAGCCTGATCCTGGCGCTGCGCCGCCGCCAGCCCCGCTTCCTGGTCGCGCTGGTATTGACCGCGATCGGGCTGATGCCGCTGATCCTGTCCCCCTTCCTTAAATCCCTTCACGAAGGTTCCTCCTCCCTGCCCACGGTCATCCTGCTCTTTTTAACCGTGGCCACTCCGGTGGGCCTGATCATCAACCTCAGCCAGCGCCGATTCACCGACATCCAGGCCATTATCCGCAAAACCCTTTCCATCTCTTCGATATTTCTGTTTATTTTCGGGGTTTTCTTTTTCCTGGGCATCAACATCGAGCAGAACCGCCTGATGGGTGTCTTCTGGTCCGTTACCGCCATTCTTACCGCCGGTTACCTGTTCAAACCCATCGAGTCAACGGTTCAGGAATACTTTGAACGCATTTTTCTGAAACGCTCATTCAACTTCAAACGCCGGCTGCGTTATCTTATCCAGTCATTGCAGGGAGAACGAAACCTTTCGCAATTGTCGACAAACTTCCTGGACACCATCAACAGCGGGTTTTCCCTCAACCATTCCGCCATGTTGATCCACTCGCGCAAAAACCTGTTTTATTCCCTGCCGGGCAAAACCAAGCTGGTCCTTTCCAAGGCCTTTCGCGAAGAGTTGTTCCGCAGCGACCACCTGGTAATCCCCTCAGAAACGGATTATTCCAGCCGCTTTCCCAAGGAATCTAAAACCCTGAAAACCATGGGATATTACCAGTTTCTGCCCTTGAAAACAGCGGACAAACTCACCGGCGTGGTGGCTTTCAGCCTGAAAAAAGACGGCACCTATCTCTCAATCGAAGACTGGGAACTGCTGTTCAACATCTCCTCTTCTCTTTCCCTCTCCGTGGAAAACGCCTTTCTCTATTCAGAGTTGCAAACCCAGTTGGAAGAGATCAACTGGCTGAAAGAATTCAATGAGACCATTATTGAAAATTTGAGTTTCGGTATCGTGGTGCTTTCGCGCCTGAACATCATCATGAGCTGGAACCAGTTCATGGAAGAAAAATTCGCCATCCCACGGCGCCAGGCGGTCAATCGCAAGGCCTTCCGGGTACTGGGCAACGCCTTCTGGAAAGAGATCCTGCCGCGAAAGTCCCATGAGGTATCCACGTTCCAGATTCGAATCCCGCTCCTGGGCGAGCAAAAGATTTTTGATATCCGGGTTTCCCCGCTACAAGACAACAGCGGCAAGATCACCGGAACCATCCTGCTCTTTGAAGATGTCACCGAAAAAGTCCTGATGATGAAACAGTTGATCACCACGGAAAAAATGGCCTCCCTGGGAATGCTGTCAGCGGGAATCGCCCACGAAGTCAACACTCCCTTGACGGGGATTTCTTCCTATTGTCAGTTTATCCTGGATAATCCCGAAAATCCCGAAAACCGGGATTTTCTCTCCCGCATCCAGGAGCAGGTTCACCGGGCCAACAAAATCATCCGCACCCTGTTGGACTTCTCCCGGCAGAAAGGCGAGGCGCCCGAAGAAGTCAACCTTGAGAAAGTCATCCTGGAGAGCCTCTCCCTGATGGAACACAAGCTGAAACGCAAAAAGATCCACGTGGAAAAGAAGTTAGTGATTACCCAACGGGTAACCGGGTTCATCACCCGCTTGCAGCAGCTCTTCATCAACCTGTTGATCAATGCCGCGGACGCCATTGATCATGATCACGGCGTCATCCGGCTGGAAGGCAGCGACGACGCCGAAAAGGTCATGATTACGATAAGCGACAACGGCGGCGGCATCCGCCAGGTGGATATTGCCCACATCTTCGACCCCTTCTTTACCACCAAGGGACCTGGAGAAGGTACCGGGCTCGGTCTCTCCATCGCCTTCAACATCGTGCGGGAACACTACGGCGAAATCGATGTCCAGAGCCGGGAAGGCAAGGGCACAACGTTTTCGATCGCGCTTCCCCTCATCACCCCCTTACGGAGCATACGTTATGATTGA